From the genome of Synergistetes bacterium HGW-Synergistetes-1, one region includes:
- a CDS encoding pur operon repressor, which produces MRGQRTERLVRLAAKFMLTPSKLVSLTDLAGKFNVSKTVISDDVEVINSAMTAEGFGQMQVDRGRSGGARFIPLCTGEYRTKMLQGIAETLADKDRYLPGGLIYYSDLIFNPEIALSLGYAMSSLFAGSRPDVVMTSEVKGIPIAMFAAYAMGVPLAVCRFRNRPSDGSAVGVHYPTANGDVKTMYIGTRQLKRGCRVLVVDDFMRGGSTAAGMLLMAKQFDAEVVGVGIFIASEEPENKAVPAYRSLLTLSHRDGKATLFVTPEK; this is translated from the coding sequence ATGAGAGGGCAGAGAACAGAAAGACTTGTAAGACTGGCGGCCAAGTTTATGCTTACTCCTTCCAAACTTGTCTCCCTGACAGATCTGGCAGGCAAATTTAATGTATCAAAAACTGTTATCAGCGATGACGTTGAAGTGATCAATTCGGCGATGACTGCTGAAGGATTCGGCCAGATGCAGGTCGATCGGGGACGCAGCGGCGGTGCACGGTTCATACCTCTCTGTACAGGGGAATACAGGACAAAGATGCTTCAGGGGATAGCGGAAACACTTGCAGACAAAGACAGGTATCTGCCTGGAGGACTTATCTATTACAGCGATCTCATCTTTAATCCTGAAATAGCTCTATCCCTTGGGTACGCGATGTCTTCGCTCTTTGCAGGATCCCGCCCCGATGTGGTAATGACTTCGGAGGTAAAAGGAATACCGATCGCAATGTTTGCAGCATACGCAATGGGAGTTCCTCTTGCAGTCTGCCGCTTCAGAAACAGGCCAAGCGACGGATCCGCTGTAGGTGTCCATTATCCGACCGCCAACGGTGATGTCAAAACCATGTACATCGGCACAAGGCAGTTGAAGAGAGGATGCCGGGTGCTTGTTGTTGATGACTTCATGAGAGGCGGAAGTACAGCTGCTGGAATGCTTCTAATGGCGAAGCAATTTGATGCTGAGGTCGTTGGCGTGGGCATCTTTATTGCTTCAGAAGAACCTGAAAATAAAGCGGTCCCTGCCTACAGGTCATTACTGACCCTTTCCCACAGGGACGGGAAAGCGACGCTTTTTGTGACCCCGGAAAAATAA
- a CDS encoding ferredoxin: MGIKINLDECIGCGVCAQLCPEIFKLDEDEGKGMVISQEITDCAKEASDSCPVSAITIE, encoded by the coding sequence ATGGGGATCAAGATCAACCTTGATGAGTGTATTGGATGCGGAGTTTGCGCGCAGCTTTGCCCGGAAATTTTTAAGCTTGATGAAGACGAAGGAAAGGGCATGGTTATTTCTCAGGAAATTACTGACTGTGCCAAAGAGGCTTCAGACAGCTGTCCCGTATCAGCAATAACTATCGAGTAA
- a CDS encoding molecular chaperone HtpG translates to MSQNIEKHEFQSEAKQVLELMINSVYSNPDIFLRELISNASDALDKLRIESLSNTDLSDLAKDGEIRIEIDKDSKTLTVSDNGIGMEREDLVSYLGTIARSGTKEFVKAMQEAASSKNGDLIGQFGVGFYSSFIAADKVTVETRKAGSDKSWTWESEGEGTYTIIEGSRGSNGTTITLHMKERDKDNEASKDYLSEWTLRGIIKQYSDFVTYPIYLEDKSEEKKEDTKNEPVNSMKALWTRPENEVSEDEYKEFYRHMTHDWEDPIDRISYKAEGSSEFRALLYIPSRPPVDLFFQEGKHGVQLYIRRVFIMSDCRELIPEYLRFIKGVVDSEDLSLNISREILQQDRQTAMIKSSITRKVLDALKKMKSDRLDEYKKFWQIFGMVLKEGIISDTKNREQIMKLCLLDSSRGEKTTLEEYVSRMADGQKNIYYITGGPIKNLEISPKIEGFKKKNIEVLLLGDAVDEIWVNHARKFDEYEFVSVSQEDIALPEGSEFDNSEGKEELEKTGFISKLKESLANMVEDVKISTRLVDSPACFVQKGEPISPQMRNFFRSMGQEVPEEKKVLEINPSHPLIKKIASETKNGNADVAEWANILIGLAAICEGEPVEDGKKFTRLITKLLDK, encoded by the coding sequence ATGTCACAGAATATTGAGAAACATGAATTTCAAAGCGAAGCAAAGCAAGTCCTTGAGTTGATGATAAACTCCGTCTACTCCAACCCGGATATTTTTTTGCGGGAACTTATATCCAATGCTTCAGACGCGCTGGATAAACTGAGGATCGAAAGCCTGAGCAACACAGATCTTTCAGATCTGGCAAAAGACGGCGAAATCAGGATCGAGATAGACAAAGATTCAAAAACCCTGACAGTAAGCGACAACGGCATTGGGATGGAACGGGAGGACCTGGTCTCATACCTTGGCACTATCGCAAGAAGCGGTACTAAGGAATTCGTAAAAGCTATGCAGGAAGCCGCGTCTTCAAAGAACGGCGATCTGATAGGACAGTTTGGTGTGGGCTTTTATTCCAGTTTCATTGCCGCTGACAAAGTCACCGTCGAAACAAGAAAGGCCGGCTCTGACAAGAGCTGGACATGGGAATCTGAAGGCGAAGGCACATATACAATAATCGAAGGAAGCCGCGGATCGAACGGTACGACAATAACCCTCCACATGAAAGAAAGAGATAAGGACAACGAAGCCTCAAAAGACTATCTTTCAGAATGGACCCTGAGAGGAATAATCAAACAGTATTCTGATTTTGTCACCTACCCCATCTATCTTGAAGACAAATCAGAAGAGAAAAAAGAAGATACAAAGAACGAGCCGGTAAACTCTATGAAGGCTCTGTGGACAAGGCCGGAGAATGAGGTAAGCGAGGACGAGTACAAAGAATTCTACCGTCACATGACTCATGACTGGGAAGACCCGATTGATCGCATCAGCTACAAAGCAGAAGGTTCCAGTGAATTCCGCGCTCTGCTCTATATACCATCCCGTCCTCCCGTGGATCTTTTCTTCCAGGAAGGAAAGCACGGAGTTCAGCTCTACATACGCCGGGTCTTTATAATGAGCGACTGCCGTGAGCTGATCCCGGAGTACCTGCGTTTTATCAAGGGCGTTGTAGATTCCGAAGACCTTTCTCTGAACATCTCCCGCGAAATACTCCAGCAGGACAGGCAGACAGCGATGATAAAGAGCAGCATTACACGCAAGGTGCTTGACGCGCTCAAAAAAATGAAATCAGACCGCCTTGACGAGTATAAAAAATTCTGGCAGATATTCGGCATGGTCCTCAAGGAAGGAATAATATCAGACACAAAAAACCGTGAGCAGATAATGAAGCTCTGCCTTCTTGACAGTTCCAGAGGCGAAAAGACCACTCTTGAAGAGTATGTTTCAAGGATGGCGGACGGGCAGAAAAATATTTACTACATCACTGGGGGCCCGATAAAAAACCTTGAGATTTCACCAAAGATCGAGGGATTTAAAAAGAAAAATATAGAAGTCCTTCTGCTCGGAGATGCTGTTGACGAGATCTGGGTGAACCATGCCAGAAAATTCGATGAATATGAATTCGTGTCAGTATCACAGGAGGACATTGCACTGCCGGAGGGAAGCGAGTTCGATAACTCAGAGGGAAAAGAGGAGCTCGAAAAGACGGGATTCATCTCAAAACTCAAGGAATCTCTCGCCAATATGGTGGAAGATGTAAAAATATCCACAAGACTGGTCGACTCCCCTGCCTGCTTCGTACAGAAGGGAGAACCCATATCTCCTCAGATGAGAAACTTCTTCCGCAGCATGGGACAGGAGGTACCTGAGGAAAAGAAGGTACTTGAGATCAACCCTTCACATCCCCTTATCAAGAAAATAGCTTCTGAGACGAAAAACGGAAATGCCGACGTCGCAGAGTGGGCAAATATCCTTATTGGCCTTGCCGCTATTTGCGAGGGAGAGCCGGTTGAGGACGGAAAGAAATTCACAAGACTCATAACAAAACTTCTGGATAAATAA